The Desulfurobacterium sp. TC5-1 genome segment AAAGCTGCTTTCTTTGGTTTCATCCTCTCTGTGACAAGCTGTCTGTACGGATATTACACAAAAGGAGGCGCCAAAGGTGTCGGTGAAGCAACAACGAAAGCTGTAGTCACATCATCGATGGCCATTCTTATATTTGACTACATAATAACTTACATTTTAAGAACCCTGAACCTCTGACGGAGTATAGATGAAAATAGCCATAAAAGTGGAAAATTTAAAGAAAAGTTTTGGAAATAAAATCGTACACAACGGCGTATCTTTCAACGTGTACGAAGGTGAAATCTTCGTCATAATGGGTCCATCAGGAACGGGCAAAAGTGTTTTGCTTAAACAGATATCAGGACTGGTAACACCGGATGAAGGAAAAGTAATCGTATATGGAAAAGACGTTTTTTCTCTATCCGAAGAAGAAAAATTCCACTTTAGAGAAGAGCTAACTTATGTTTTTCAGGGAGGAGCTCTATTTGACTCCCTAACAGTATGGGAAAATGTCGCCTTCTTTCTCCTTGAAAACAAAGGTATTCCAGCCGAAGAGGCAAGGAAGGAAGCTGAACGTTACCTTTCCCTCGTTGGAATGCACGGAACAGAAGACCTATACCCTTCTGAACTCTCCGGCGGTATGAGAAAAAGAGTTGCCATAGCGAGAGCTCTCTGTGTAAACCCCAAATGTATCTTGTTTGATGAACCAACATCGGGACTTGACCCCGTAATGACCGCTATAATTGACAAGATGATCTTAAAGCTTAAAAATGAACTCGGTAAAACATGCGTTGTAGTCAGCCATGATATCAACAGTGCTTTTAGGATAGCTGATAGAATGGCCATTCTCTGGAACGGAAAAATACTGGAACTTGGTAAACCAGAAGAGATAGAAAAATCTCAAAATCCAGCAGTAAGACAGTTTATAGAAGGCCTTCCTGAAGGCCCGATAACAGCTAATCTGGGGTATAGAGGATGAAAAATCTTTCCGTAGAGGCAAAGGTCGGTGCGTTTGTAATAGCAGGACTTCTTGGACTTGGCATAATAGCCACAACAATAGAACCCCTAAAGTACAGTAGTGAAAGGGCTATCAGCCAATATTACATTCTCTTTGACAACGTTGCAGGACTTGCCGAAGAAGCACCGGTTATGGTTGCAGGGGTTCGCGTCGGAAAAGTTACAAACATAGAGGTGCTACCAAACGGAAAAGCAAAAGTCAAAGTTGTGTTCACAAAACCTGTAACGCTCCACCAGGACGCCTATGCAATCATAGAAACGATGGGACTAATGGGTGAAAAATACGTAGAGATAATCCCCGGTTCTGAAAATGCGCCCGTTCTGACTTCCGGCTCAACTATTACAAGAGGAAAATCTACAATTTCAACCGACCAGCTTATGCTCAAAATTTACGAAACCGTTGACGCTCTAAATCAATCATTAATAACACCTGACGGAAAAAACAGAATAGCACTGCTCCTCAATCAGATAACAAAACTCACCGAACAGGTTACAGCAACAGTGGAAGACAACAGAGAAAACCTGAGAAAACTCGCCCAAAACCTTGCTTCTTTGTCTGAATTTTTAAAAAGTGACGTTCCTGAAATTGCAGAAAACCTTAAGTCACTCTCTTCACAGCTTAATGAGATAGTCGTAGAAAACAGGGGAGACATTAGAGACATCGTAAAAAACTTAAAAACTTCATCAGAGGAAGCACCTAAACTTGTAGCTGAGGCAGAAAGAATAGCCGATCAAATAAACGCAACTGTGACACAGATAAACAGACTCATAAGCGGAAAGAACGAAGAAAACATTTCAGCAGCCATTGAGAATGTTAAGAAATCTACAAGAAACCTCAATGAACTTATCAAGAAACTACAGCAGGGCAACGGCACAATAGCAAAGATAATAAACGACGATACACTGTACAAAAACCTCACAAGTGCCGCTCATGCCCTTGGTAAACTTGCCGACAAATTTGAACAAACAAAGGTTTACATAGGATTCAGGGGTGACGTAAACACCGCCACAGGCAACGCAAGAGGTGGCATCTCTTTAAGAGTTGTTCCCGAATCAAAAGACAGATATTACCTGTTTGAAGTTGTTGCAGATTCCCACGGAAAGATAGACCACACAACCTATTACATAACAAACGCAACGGGTGCTCTATCTATTGATGAGAAGGTAACGCAAAGCTTTGACACAGAATTTACACTCCAGTACGCAAGAATTTTTAAAGACCCGTTTTTCCTGAAAAATGGAAAGTGGGTGCTGAGAGGTGGCGTCATAGAGACAACTGCCGGTGGTGGAATTGATTATCTCTTTCCAGACAACAAATGGAAAATTTATACATCCATCTGGGACATAGACAGAAAGGACGGTTACGGAAAGCAACTGCCTCCTCATCTGCGAATAGGCTTATCCTACAACATAAACAAAAACTGGTATCTTTACTTCGGCGGAGATGAACTTCTCTACAATAAGTGGCGGGGATTCTTTATTGGAAGTGGTTTATCTTTTGGTGACGAAGATGTTAAGTACCTCATGGGTTCAATGCCATCTTTTTAATCGGGAGTTATAGGGATGATAGCGGTTATAGACTACGGTATGGGAAATTTAAGAAGTGTTAGTAAGGCCGTCGAGTACGTGGGCGGCAACGTTGTTGTTACAGACGAAATGCATAAGATAAAAGACGCAGAAGCCATAATTCTGCCAGGTGTCGGAGCTTTTAAAGACGCCGTTAAAAATTTAAAAGAAAGAAACCTATGGGAAGTCATAATAAGAGAGGTTGAAAAGGGTAAACCTTTTTTAGGGATATGCCTCGGACTCCATCTGCTTTTTGAGAAAGGTTACGAATTCGGCGAAGAAGAAGGACTTGGCATCATAAAGGGAAAAGTTGTAAGATTTGAACTCCCCCATGAGTACAAAATCCCACACATGGGCTGGAATCAGGTTTCTATCAAAAAAGAATCAAGATTCCTAAACGGTATAAAAACCGGCGAATTTTTCTACTTTGTCCATTCTTACTACGTTAAACCAGAGGATGCGTCTGTTATCCTTACAACAACAGACTACGGTATCGACTTTGTCTCTTCTATAGAAAAAGAAAACATAATAGCCACTCAATTCCACCCCGAAAAGAGTCAGAAAGCCGGACTCAAACTCCTTTCAAACTTTCTTGAAATGGTAGGGACAAACTAATGGTTATCTACGGCGTTAATCCCATAATGGAAGCCTTAAGGGCAGACTACCCTATACTGAAAGTCTATGTTGATGAAAGGTTTAAACATCGGGAAATTCTATCCCTTTTAAAGAAAAAGAGGATTAAAACGGTAAAAACCGGAAGGAAAAAACTATCCGAAGTTTCCAAAACGGATAAACATCAGGGCATTGTAGCCCTCGTCTCCCCTGTCGAACCAAAATCCTTTGATGAACTTGTGGAAAGGACTATCGCAACAGGCGGCTACCTTTTATTTTTAGATAGAGTGGAAGACCCCCACAACTTGGGTGCCATCTTTAGAAGTGCCGACGCCTTTGGTGCCGCAGGGATAGTTATCCCTAAAGACAGAAGTGTTACCATAACGGACACCGTGGTAAAAGCATCAACCGGTGCAGTATTCTACGTTCCATTTGCCATAGTAAACAGTTTCCGCCAGAGTCTGTTTGAATTCAAAGAGAAAGGCGGTTGGCTAATAGGACTTGAGGCAGGCGGAAAAGACATAAGCAGATACTCTTTTCCCTATCCTGTAGGACTTATTGCCGGCTCTGAAGGGAAAGGTATCTCAAAACCTGTAAAAAAACTGTTGGATGACATCGTAACGATTCCCATGAAAGGACATGTTAATTCTTTAAACGTTTCCAATGCTGTAGCCATAGGATTATATTTATTATCAGTCCAAAAATAACGGAGGAAATTATGGAAAATCTCAAGGGAAAACTTGTATTTATTCAAACAACTTCAGGTGAAGGTGTAATACCTTCTTCAGGTATCATAGGTATCTTAGATGAAATAGGCGATGACTACCTGAAAATCAAAGATGCAGGTATGTTTGCACTTATACCAACATCCCAGGGTGCACAAGCCACGATAATGCCTGTCGATCCAACTGCAAACGAACCCGTTGATGCAATCGTAATGAAATCCCAGATCGTAACAATCGTTCCTGTCGGAGAAAGATCAAGATTGAAAGAGTTCCATCAACAGTTTAAAGCGGCAGCAGCAGGAATAGAACTGCCATCAACCGGCCTTGACATCTCTAAGATTAAAGAATTTCCAAAAGGCGGACAGGGAGGTATATCACTCACTTGAAAAACCCGGAATTTTCAGACCTAATATTCTCTCTTCCCTTCCCGATTGCCGTATGCGATAGGTCGGGAAGGGTTTTCTTTTTCAATCAAAAGCTGGAAATGCTACTGAACCGCTCAAGGAAATATCTTGAAGGTAAAAACATTTCTGAAATCCTCGCAGCAGACATCAAAAAATGGATAGAAAAATGCGTGACTGACGGAATAGAGATTCACAACGTGGAAGTCAACGGCTTTATACTGTCCATATCTCCGTTTTTCTCAGGTGAAGAGATAAAAGGTGCTGTCGTCGCCGTAAAGACAAAAAAGAAGGACAACCCGGCAGAACACTTTGATGTCTTTTTAAAAGGCATATCTCATGAACTCCGCAATCCGTTAAGTGGAATGAAAGCCTCTGCAAAACTGATGCTTACATTAAAAAACTTTGATGAAGAACTGTTAGAAGTCATCCTTTCAGAAATAGAGCGAATAGAGAGGTTCTTAGACAGAATATCTGAAAGCTTTGACTTCACAAATCTTAAATGGTGTAGATACAACATACACAGACTTTTAAACGATGTTCTAAAAACGTTTAAAACGGTATTCGAAGAAAAAGGAATAGAGATAGATAGACGGTTTGACCCTTCCCTGCCTGAAGTTTACATGGACAAAGACCGAATGTTTCAGGTCATCTCTAACCTTATAAAGAACAGCATTGAAGCACTTGAAAACGCAAAAAACAAAGTCATAACGATTGAAACAGGATACGCAATTCAACCAAAGGGCTTTTACTTCATAAAAATAAAAGATACCGGCAGTGGCATGGAAAAAGAAGACCTGGAAAACCTCTTCACACCGTTTTTTACAAAAGGCAAAGAAAAGGGAACAGGCCTCGGAATGTACATATCAAAAGAGATTGTAACCAACCACGGTGGTAAAATAGAAGTTCAAAGCGAGAAAGGAAAAGGCACAACTGTATCCATCTATCTACCTATCGGAGACCTGAAAGGCAATGGCAAGGATTCTCATAGCTGACGATGAAAGAAACATAAGGTTAGTACTGAAAAAGTATCTTGAAACCCTGGGGCACACAGTTTACGAAGCGGAAGACGGAAACAGAGCCCTTGAGATACTAAAGACCAAAAAGCCGGATTTGGCCTTTTTAGATATAAAAATGCCCGGTATTAGCGGCATAGACCTCCTCTCTTATGAAAAAGATATCCCTAAAGTAATACTAACAGCTTACGGCACGATGGACTACACGATTAAAGCAATTGACAGAGGTGCCGTTGAGTACATTACCAAACCTTTTGAACTTGAAGACATAAAAACGATCGTTGACCGAATTACCTTTTCAACAGAAAAGGAAGAACTTGACGTAATAGATGAAGACGCCATCATAGGCTCAAGCAAAAAGATGCAGGAAGTTTTTAAGCTAATAGGAAGAGTGGCCAGGACAGATGCAACCGTTCTGATAGTTGGTGAAAGCGGAACAGGAAAAGAGCTTGTAGCCAGGGCCATTCACAAGTATTCCAAAAGGGCAGACGGACCATTCGTTGCCATAAACTGCGCCGCCCTCCCGACAAACCTGTTAGAAGCAGAACTTTTTGGATACGAAAAGGGAGCTTTTACAGGAGCAACTTCAAGGAAAAAGGGATTTTTTGAACAGGCACATGGAGGAACGCTCTTCTTAGATGAAATAGGCGAGATCGAACTTTCATTACAGTCAAAACTTCTAAGAGCCATACAGGAAAAAGAGATAAGGCGCCTCGGGGGTGATGCACCGATAAAGGTTGACGTGAGAA includes the following:
- a CDS encoding ABC transporter ATP-binding protein; this encodes MKIAIKVENLKKSFGNKIVHNGVSFNVYEGEIFVIMGPSGTGKSVLLKQISGLVTPDEGKVIVYGKDVFSLSEEEKFHFREELTYVFQGGALFDSLTVWENVAFFLLENKGIPAEEARKEAERYLSLVGMHGTEDLYPSELSGGMRKRVAIARALCVNPKCILFDEPTSGLDPVMTAIIDKMILKLKNELGKTCVVVSHDINSAFRIADRMAILWNGKILELGKPEEIEKSQNPAVRQFIEGLPEGPITANLGYRG
- a CDS encoding MlaD family protein — encoded protein: MKNLSVEAKVGAFVIAGLLGLGIIATTIEPLKYSSERAISQYYILFDNVAGLAEEAPVMVAGVRVGKVTNIEVLPNGKAKVKVVFTKPVTLHQDAYAIIETMGLMGEKYVEIIPGSENAPVLTSGSTITRGKSTISTDQLMLKIYETVDALNQSLITPDGKNRIALLLNQITKLTEQVTATVEDNRENLRKLAQNLASLSEFLKSDVPEIAENLKSLSSQLNEIVVENRGDIRDIVKNLKTSSEEAPKLVAEAERIADQINATVTQINRLISGKNEENISAAIENVKKSTRNLNELIKKLQQGNGTIAKIINDDTLYKNLTSAAHALGKLADKFEQTKVYIGFRGDVNTATGNARGGISLRVVPESKDRYYLFEVVADSHGKIDHTTYYITNATGALSIDEKVTQSFDTEFTLQYARIFKDPFFLKNGKWVLRGGVIETTAGGGIDYLFPDNKWKIYTSIWDIDRKDGYGKQLPPHLRIGLSYNINKNWYLYFGGDELLYNKWRGFFIGSGLSFGDEDVKYLMGSMPSF
- the hisH gene encoding imidazole glycerol phosphate synthase subunit HisH, whose product is MIAVIDYGMGNLRSVSKAVEYVGGNVVVTDEMHKIKDAEAIILPGVGAFKDAVKNLKERNLWEVIIREVEKGKPFLGICLGLHLLFEKGYEFGEEEGLGIIKGKVVRFELPHEYKIPHMGWNQVSIKKESRFLNGIKTGEFFYFVHSYYVKPEDASVILTTTDYGIDFVSSIEKENIIATQFHPEKSQKAGLKLLSNFLEMVGTN
- the rlmB gene encoding 23S rRNA (guanosine(2251)-2'-O)-methyltransferase RlmB is translated as MVIYGVNPIMEALRADYPILKVYVDERFKHREILSLLKKKRIKTVKTGRKKLSEVSKTDKHQGIVALVSPVEPKSFDELVERTIATGGYLLFLDRVEDPHNLGAIFRSADAFGAAGIVIPKDRSVTITDTVVKASTGAVFYVPFAIVNSFRQSLFEFKEKGGWLIGLEAGGKDISRYSFPYPVGLIAGSEGKGISKPVKKLLDDIVTIPMKGHVNSLNVSNAVAIGLYLLSVQK
- a CDS encoding ATP-binding protein gives rise to the protein MKNPEFSDLIFSLPFPIAVCDRSGRVFFFNQKLEMLLNRSRKYLEGKNISEILAADIKKWIEKCVTDGIEIHNVEVNGFILSISPFFSGEEIKGAVVAVKTKKKDNPAEHFDVFLKGISHELRNPLSGMKASAKLMLTLKNFDEELLEVILSEIERIERFLDRISESFDFTNLKWCRYNIHRLLNDVLKTFKTVFEEKGIEIDRRFDPSLPEVYMDKDRMFQVISNLIKNSIEALENAKNKVITIETGYAIQPKGFYFIKIKDTGSGMEKEDLENLFTPFFTKGKEKGTGLGMYISKEIVTNHGGKIEVQSEKGKGTTVSIYLPIGDLKGNGKDSHS
- a CDS encoding sigma-54 dependent transcriptional regulator, whose product is MARILIADDERNIRLVLKKYLETLGHTVYEAEDGNRALEILKTKKPDLAFLDIKMPGISGIDLLSYEKDIPKVILTAYGTMDYTIKAIDRGAVEYITKPFELEDIKTIVDRITFSTEKEELDVIDEDAIIGSSKKMQEVFKLIGRVARTDATVLIVGESGTGKELVARAIHKYSKRADGPFVAINCAALPTNLLEAELFGYEKGAFTGATSRKKGFFEQAHGGTLFLDEIGEIELSLQSKLLRAIQEKEIRRLGGDAPIKVDVRIVAATNRDLEKEVREGRFREDLFYRLNVLRIELPPLRERREDIIPLACFFIKKFSKEFKLPVKQLTERAKEWLCSYDFPGNVRELENMILKAMLLSPIDIIDVNDLQTEKQEEKTPNLEEAIREFVTYVFMVEQKDKNNLYNIVMRSAEKILITEVLKHSDWNQVKAARTLGIHRNTLRAKIKELGIEIPRRKHKF